In the Molothrus ater isolate BHLD 08-10-18 breed brown headed cowbird chromosome 26, BPBGC_Mater_1.1, whole genome shotgun sequence genome, one interval contains:
- the MPND gene encoding MPN domain-containing protein — translation MAALAAASPGGDECLEEDEDELEPGLDEAEAEPEVAKAAGAARGAVLTRRGITLRVLLRDGLLEPGRGVLSIYYLGKKFVGDLGSDGTITWQETGQVFNSPSAWATHCKRLVNPAKKSGCGWASVRYKGQKLDQYKAAWLRKHQPNVPPPEESLASEGEEEELPEDEEEEAAREGRVAVPEPAAPKKPEERSKKQQGKGLAEPAGTDGGGAGKRLEVKPRVPVRYCTLGTRDSARNPQTLVEVTSFAAINKFQPFNVAISSNVLLLLDFHSHLTRSEVVGYLGGRWDTNTQLLTVLRAFPCRTRLGDAEAAGAVEEEICQSLFLRGLSLVGWYHSHPFGPALPSLHDIDAQMDYQLKLQGSGNGFQPCLGLICGPFYHGNPGVESKIAPFWVMPPPEQRPNDYGIPMDVEVTYIQDGFLTNDVVQEMTLLVEFYKGAPDLVKFQELWSQDQTYLDKLKGSLASRTPKDQSFSHVLEQIFSLLKLSG, via the exons ATGGCAG CGCTGGCGGCCGCCTCCCCCGGCGGGGACGAGTGtctggaggaggatgaggatgagctGGAGCCGGGGCTGGACGAGGCCGAGGCCGAGCCGGAGGTGGCGaaggcggcgggggcggcccggggGGCGGTGCTGACCCGCAGGGGCATCACCCTGAGGGTCCTGCTCCGAGACGGGCTCCTGGAGCCGGGCAGAGGCGTCCTGTCCATCTACTACCTG GGCAAGAAGTTCGTGGGGGACCTGGGCTCGGACGGGACGATCACCTGGCAGGAGACGGGGCAGGTCTTCAACTCGCCCAGCGCCTGGGCCACGCACTGCAAGCGCCTGGTGAACCCCGCCAAGAAGTCGGGCTGCGGCTGGGCCTCCGTGCGCTACAAGGGCCAGAAGCTGGACCAGTACAAGGCGGCCTGGCTGCGCAAGCACCAGCCCAACGTGCCGCCCCCCGAGGAG AGCTTGGCCAGCGAgggcgaggaggaggagctgcccgaggatgaggaggaggaggcggccAGGGAGGGTCGGGTGGCGGTGCCGGAGCCGGCGGCTCCCAAAAAGCCGGAGGAGAGGAGCAAgaagcagcagggcaagggCCTGGCGGAGCCGGCGGGGACGG ACGGCGGCGGCGCAGGGAAAAGGCTGGAGGTGAAACCCCGGGTGCCCGTCCGCTACTGCACCCTGGGCACCCGCGACTCGGCCAG GAACCCCCAGACCCTGGTGGAGGTGACGTCCTTTGCCGCCATCAACAAATTCCAGCCCTTCAACGTGGCCATCTCCAGCAACgtcctcctgctcctg GATTTCCACAGCCACCTGACACGGAGCGAAGTGGTGGGGTACCTGGGGGGGCGCTGGGACACCAACACCCAGC tgCTGACGGTGCTTCGAGCCTTCCCCTGCCGGACCCGCCTGGGTGACGCCGAAGCCGCGGGCgctgtggaggaggag ATCTGCCAGAGCCTGTTCCTGCGGGGGCTGTCGCTGGTGGGGTGGTACCACAGCCACCCCTTCGGGCCCGCGCTGCCGTCGCTGCACGACATCGACGCGCAGATGGATTACCAGCTCAAGCTGCAGGGCAGCGGCAACggcttccagccctgcctggggctcatCTGCG GGCCCTTCTACCACGGCAACCCCGGCGTGGAGTCCAAAATCGCGCCCTTCTGGGTGATGCCACCGCCAGAG CAACGGCCCAACGACTACGGGATCCCCATGGATGTGGAGGTCACCTACATCCAGGACGGATTCCTCACCAACGACGTCGTGCAGGAGATG ACGCTGCTGGTGGAGTTCTATAAGGGAGCCCCCGACCTGGTGAAGTTCCAGGAGCTGTGGAGTCAGGATCAGACCTACCTGGACAAGCTGAag GGCTCCCTGGCCTCCCGCACCCCCAAAGACCAGAGCTTCAGCCACGTCCTGGAGCAGATCTTCAGCCTGCTGAAGCTCAGCGGGTGA
- the STAP2 gene encoding signal-transducing adaptor protein 2 gives MERPMALPWGTRPRARHYYEGFVDKRGPGDQGYRRVWAGLRGLKLAFYRRPQDHEVPGLLRAGSPGRDPRGTPRGWGHPRAGTPQGGTPRTRTFGWDWGGSPRLGPLGSAGVGTPKIGTLPSCPGPGDAPGAGSPQGGTPVPPPQAETVW, from the exons ATGGAGCGGCCGATGGCGCTGCCCTGGGGGAcccggccccgggcccggcaCTACTACGAGGGCTTCGTGGACAAGCGGGGGCCAGGTGATCAG GGCTACCGGAGGGTCTGGGCCGGGCTGCGGGGGCTCAAACTCGCCTTCTACAGGCGGCCCCAGGACCACGAGGTACCGGGGCTCCTCCGGGCCGGATCCCCGGGCCGGGACCCCCGCGGGACCCCCCgaggctggggacacccccgggcTGGGACCCCTCAGGGTGGGACTCCCAGGACAAGAACGTTTGGGTGGGACTGGGGGGGCTCCCCCAGGCTGGGAcctctgggatctgctggggTTGGGACCCCCAAGATTGGgaccctcccctcctgcccggGCCCTGGAGACGCCCCTGGGGCAGGATCCCCCCAGGGTGGgacccctgtgccccctccccaagCTGAGACTGTTTGGTGA
- the FSD1 gene encoding fibronectin type III and SPRY domain-containing protein 1 — translation MGDQGAGQESLRKIITTLAVKNEEIQNFIYSLKQMLQNVEANSARAQQDLEAEFQSLYALLDELKEDMVMKIKQERASRTYELQAQLVACSKALESSEELLEAANQALGTANHQDFSQAAKQIKDSVTMAPAFRLSLKAKVSDNMSHLMVDFAQERRLLQALAFLPVPSAPEIDLAESLVADNCVTLAWRMPDDDSKIDHYVLEYRRTNFEGPPRAKEDQPWMVIEGIKGTEYTLTGLKFDMKYMNFRVRACNKAVAGEFSEPVTLETRAFMFRLDASTCHQNLRVEELSVEWDATGGKLQDVKAREKDGKGRTASPANSPARVVQSPKRMSLGRGGRDRFTAESYTVLGDTLIDGDEHYWEVRYDRDSKAFGVGVAYRSLGKFDQLGKTPASWCLHLNNWLQVSFSAKHNNKAKALDVPVPDCIGVYCNFHEGFLSFYNARTKQLLHTFKAKFSQPVLPAFMVWCGSFQVTSGLQVPSAVRCLQKRNSTASSSSLP, via the exons ATGGGCGACCAG GGCGCCGGGCAGGAGTCTCTGCGCAAGATCATCACCACCCTCGCCGTGAAGAATGAGGAGATCCAGAACTTCATCTACTCCCTCAAGCAGATGCTCCAGAACGTGGAG GCCAACTCGGCGCGGGCGCAGCAGGACCTGGAGGCCGAGTTCCAGTCGCTCTACGCGCTGCTGGACGAGCTCAAGGAGGACATGGTGATGAAGATCAAGCAGGAGCGAGCCAGCCGCACCTACGAGCTGCAG GCCCAGCTCGTGGCGTGCTCCAAGGCCCTGGAGAGCTccgaggagctgctggaggcgGCCAACCAGGCCCTGGGCACGGCCAACCACCAAGACTTCTCCCAG GCGGCCAAACAGATCAAGGATAG TGTGACGATGGCCCCGGCCTTCCGGCTGTCGCTCAAGGCCAAGGTCAGTGACAACATGAGCCACCTGATGGTGGATTTCGCCCAGGAGCGGCGCCTGCTGCAGGCCCTGGCCTTCCTGCCAG TGCCCAGCGCCCCCGAGATCGACCTGGCCGAGTCGCTGGTGGCCGATAACTGTGTGACCCTGGCCTGGAGGATGCCCGACGACGACAGCAAGATCGACCACTACGTGCTGGAGTACCGCAGGACCAACTTCGAGGGGCCCCCCCGTGCCAAGGAGGACCAGCCCTGGATGGTCATCGAGGGCATCAAGGGCACTGAGTACACCCTCACTG GGCTGAAGTTTGACATGAAGTACATGAATTTTCGGGTGCGGGCGTGTAACAAGGCGGTGGCGGGCGAGTTTTCCGAGCCGGTCACTCTGGAGACCAGAG cgTTCATGTTCCGGCTGGACGCCAGCACGTGCCACCAGAACCTGCGGGTGGAGGAGCTGAGCGTGGAGTGGGACGCCACGGGCGGGAAGCTGCAGGACGTCAAGGCCCGTGAGAAGGATGGCAAGGGCAGGACGGCCTCCCCTGCCAACTCCCCTGCCAG ggtggTGCAGTCGCCCAAGAGGATGTCCCTGGGCCGCGGGGGCCGCGATCGCTTCACTGCGGAGTCCTACACGGTGCTGG GGGACACCCTGATCGACGGTGACGAGCACTACTGGGAGGTGCGCTACGACCGCGACAGCAAAGCCTTCGGCGTGGGCGTGGCCTACCGCAGCCTGGGCAAGTTCGACCAGCTGGGCAAGACCCCGGCGTCCTGGTGCCTGCACCTCAACAACTGGCTGCAGGTCAGCTTCAGCGCCAAGCACAACAACAAGGCCAAGGCGCTCGACGTGCCCGTGCCCGACTGCATCGGCGTCTACTGCAACTTCCACgaag GTTTCCTGTCCTTCTACAATGCCCGCACCAAGCAGCTGCTCCACACCTTCAAGGCCAAGTTCTCACAGCCAGTGCTTCCAGCCTTCATG gtgtggtGTGGCAGCTTCCAGGTGACCTCAGGCCTGCAGGTGCCCAGCGCCGTGCGGTGCCTGCAGAAGCGCAACAGCAccgccagcagctccagcctgccctga